From one Paeniglutamicibacter psychrophenolicus genomic stretch:
- the yajC gene encoding preprotein translocase subunit YajC, with product MTEYVLAQAATGEKAPFDPTMLIMLAAFGLLIFMMMRGRKKAAKAQEQIRSNLAVGAEVMTQFGLFGTIASIDTDENKIVLEVSPGSFVTVHSQVVAKVVAPEEADAPVQVPDDASSLTSASVESAEEASGSENETPEETLRRLNNEDNGPKA from the coding sequence GTGACCGAATACGTTTTGGCCCAAGCCGCTACCGGCGAAAAGGCCCCATTCGACCCGACCATGTTGATCATGCTCGCCGCCTTCGGCCTGCTGATCTTCATGATGATGCGTGGCCGCAAGAAGGCCGCCAAGGCCCAGGAGCAGATCCGCTCCAACCTTGCCGTCGGCGCCGAGGTGATGACCCAGTTCGGTCTCTTTGGCACCATTGCGAGCATCGACACCGACGAAAACAAGATCGTCCTGGAGGTTTCCCCGGGCAGCTTCGTCACCGTCCACTCCCAGGTCGTTGCCAAGGTCGTGGCCCCGGAAGAGGCCGACGCACCGGTTCAGGTCCCCGACGACGCCTCGTCGCTGACCTCGGCCTCGGTCGAGAGTGCCGAAGAGGCCTCGGGATCGGAAAACGAAACCCCCGAAGAGACCTTGCGCCGCCTGAACAACGAGGACAACGGCCCCAAGGCCTAG
- the secF gene encoding protein translocase subunit SecF: MASLATWGNELYTGKRSYPFTGKRKLWLSISAVLVLLAILVPVVKGGFNLGIEFRGGSEFTISKVEHVDVPTGEKAVVAIAPDHHPRVTNIAPNTMRVQTDKLTDDQTLSVAEALATAYGVTKSEVTSTFVGPTWGADVSKQALIGLVVFVVLVSLLMAAYFRTWKMSLAAIIGLLQVVIVTAGIYALSGFEVTPSAIIGFLTILSYSLYDTVVVFDKVRENTAGFQDQNKRNFEELVNLGINQTLVRSINTSVVAVLPVASILFIGSYLLGAGTLKDLSLALFIGIIVSALSTLFVQAPLYSLLRDGEAEIEKHNKKTAAHRLANA; encoded by the coding sequence ATGGCTAGTCTCGCAACCTGGGGCAATGAGCTCTACACCGGCAAGCGGTCCTACCCGTTCACGGGCAAGCGCAAGCTGTGGCTGTCCATCTCCGCGGTCCTGGTCCTGCTCGCCATCCTGGTCCCCGTCGTCAAGGGCGGGTTCAACCTCGGCATCGAGTTCCGCGGCGGATCCGAATTCACCATTTCCAAGGTCGAACACGTCGATGTCCCCACCGGCGAGAAGGCCGTGGTGGCGATCGCACCCGACCACCACCCGCGGGTCACCAACATCGCGCCGAACACCATGCGCGTGCAGACCGACAAGCTGACCGACGACCAGACGCTGTCGGTCGCCGAGGCGCTGGCCACCGCGTACGGGGTGACCAAATCCGAGGTCACCTCGACCTTCGTCGGACCGACCTGGGGTGCCGACGTCTCCAAGCAGGCACTGATCGGCCTGGTCGTGTTCGTGGTGCTGGTCTCGCTGCTGATGGCCGCGTACTTCCGCACCTGGAAGATGTCGCTGGCGGCAATCATCGGCCTGCTGCAGGTCGTGATCGTCACCGCCGGGATCTATGCGCTGTCCGGCTTCGAGGTCACCCCCTCGGCGATCATCGGGTTCCTCACCATCCTGAGCTACTCGCTGTACGACACCGTGGTGGTCTTCGACAAGGTGCGCGAGAACACCGCCGGGTTCCAGGACCAGAACAAGCGCAACTTCGAGGAACTGGTCAACCTGGGCATCAACCAGACGCTGGTGCGTTCGATCAACACCTCGGTGGTGGCGGTGCTTCCGGTGGCCTCGATCCTGTTCATCGGCTCCTACCTGCTGGGTGCCGGAACACTCAAGGACCTGTCGCTGGCATTGTTCATCGGCATCATCGTCTCGGCGCTCTCGACGCTGTTCGTCCAGGCCCCGCTGTACTCGCTGCTGCGTGACGGCGAAGCGGAGATCGAGAAGCACAACAAGAAGACCGCGGCGCACCGCCTGGCCAACGCCTAG
- the secD gene encoding protein translocase subunit SecD: MSSTGPIKQARKSLLWLGVIFLISAAILITGVLSGKAAFAPKLALDLEGGTQMILAPRVAGGAAATQEQLDQAVEIIRQRVDGTGVSEAEITTQSGRNVVVSMPGIPDTRTRELIQASANMEFRPVILAGPYTAVPKDQRLAKADLPKPSAKPENASDMNWIDAALYQKFEAYDCPTELGQGAEEVHDPAKPMISCEPDTGAKYILGPVEVPGSDITDASFGMSRGQQGAVTGQWGVTLEFNADGKTKFAEVTKRITPMQGSQNQFAIVLDGTVISAPRSNAVIADGRAEITGSFTEQSAKALADQLKFGALPISFEIQSEQQISATLGSDQLRSGLIAGLIGMGLVAIYSIFQYRLLGLVTIVSLLVSGVLTYLALVLLGWSMNYRLSLAGVAGLIVSIGLIADSFIVYFERIRDELRDGRPLPSAVEIGWKRAKRTILASKAVNILAAIVLYIVAVGNVRGFAFTLGLTAVVDIVVVFLLTHPTLQLLGKTRFFGEGHRFSGLDPSLLGAVPLYQGAGKIRSFSTEAEAARGKKNAKAASEAERRQTIAERRKAAATSAAPTKSDVRVDKDSSNG; encoded by the coding sequence ATGTCATCTACTGGTCCGATCAAGCAGGCGCGCAAATCCCTGCTGTGGCTCGGCGTTATCTTCCTCATTTCGGCCGCCATCCTGATTACCGGCGTGCTGAGCGGGAAAGCAGCTTTTGCCCCCAAGCTTGCCCTCGACCTCGAGGGCGGCACCCAAATGATCTTGGCACCACGGGTGGCGGGCGGTGCTGCGGCAACGCAGGAGCAGCTGGACCAGGCCGTGGAAATCATTCGCCAGCGCGTGGACGGCACCGGTGTCTCGGAAGCCGAGATCACCACGCAGTCCGGCCGAAACGTCGTCGTCTCCATGCCCGGCATCCCCGATACCCGCACCCGCGAACTGATCCAGGCCTCGGCGAACATGGAGTTCCGCCCGGTCATCCTGGCCGGCCCGTACACGGCCGTTCCCAAGGACCAGCGACTGGCCAAGGCGGATCTGCCCAAGCCGAGCGCCAAGCCCGAGAACGCCTCGGACATGAACTGGATCGACGCGGCCCTGTACCAGAAGTTCGAGGCCTACGACTGCCCGACGGAACTCGGACAGGGTGCCGAAGAAGTGCACGACCCGGCCAAGCCGATGATCTCCTGCGAACCGGATACGGGCGCTAAATACATCCTGGGCCCGGTCGAGGTTCCGGGTTCCGACATCACCGATGCCTCCTTCGGCATGTCCCGCGGCCAGCAGGGCGCGGTCACCGGGCAGTGGGGCGTGACCCTGGAATTCAACGCCGACGGCAAGACGAAGTTCGCCGAGGTCACCAAGCGAATCACCCCCATGCAAGGTTCGCAGAACCAGTTCGCGATCGTGCTTGACGGCACCGTGATCTCCGCACCGCGGTCCAACGCGGTGATCGCCGACGGTCGCGCCGAAATCACCGGCAGCTTCACCGAGCAATCGGCCAAGGCCCTGGCGGACCAGCTGAAGTTCGGCGCATTGCCGATTAGCTTCGAGATCCAGTCGGAGCAGCAGATTTCCGCAACCCTGGGTTCGGACCAGCTGCGCAGCGGATTGATCGCCGGGCTCATCGGCATGGGGCTGGTGGCGATCTACTCGATCTTCCAGTACCGCCTGCTGGGCCTGGTCACCATCGTCTCGCTGCTGGTTTCCGGCGTGCTGACGTACCTCGCGCTGGTGCTGCTGGGCTGGTCGATGAACTACCGGCTTTCGCTGGCAGGTGTTGCGGGCCTGATTGTGTCCATCGGCTTGATCGCCGACTCGTTCATTGTTTACTTCGAACGCATCCGCGACGAATTGCGCGACGGGCGCCCGCTGCCCTCGGCCGTGGAGATCGGCTGGAAGCGCGCCAAGCGCACCATTCTGGCCTCCAAGGCCGTGAACATCCTGGCCGCCATCGTGCTGTACATCGTGGCCGTGGGCAACGTGCGGGGCTTCGCCTTCACGCTGGGCCTGACCGCGGTGGTCGACATCGTCGTGGTCTTCCTGCTCACCCACCCGACCCTGCAGCTGCTGGGCAAGACCCGGTTCTTCGGCGAGGGGCACCGGTTCTCCGGGCTCGATCCCTCGCTGCTCGGCGCGGTGCCGCTGTACCAGGGCGCGGGCAAGATCCGCAGCTTCAGCACCGAGGCGGAAGCCGCCCGCGGCAAGAAGAACGCCAAGGCGGCCAGCGAGGCCGAACGCCGGCAGACCATCGCCGAGCGACGCAAGGCCGCGGCCACCTCCGCGGCGCCCACCAAGTCGGACGTACGCGTGGATAAGGATTCATCAAATGGCTAG